A genomic segment from Torulaspora delbrueckii CBS 1146 chromosome 3, complete genome encodes:
- the DHH1 gene encoding DExD/H-box ATP-dependent RNA helicase DHH1 (similar to Saccharomyces cerevisiae DHH1 (YDL160C); ancestral locus Anc_7.336), protein MSDDQSWKAQLNLPKRDTRPQTDDVLNTKGNSFEDFYLKRELLMGIFEAGFEKPSPIQEESIPVAIAGRDILARAKNGTGKTAAFVIPALEKVKPKLNKIQALIMVPTRELALQTSQVVRTLGKHCGVSCMVTTGGTNLKDDIMRLNETVHILVGTPGRVLDLASRKLADLSECSLFIMDEADKMLSRDFKTIIEQILIFLPQSHQSLLFSATFPLTVKEFMVKHLHKPYEINLMEELTLKGITQYYAFVEERQKLHCLNTLFSKLQINQAIIFCNSTNRVELLAKKITDLGYSCYYSHARMRQQERNRVFHEFRQGKVRTLVCSDLLTRGIDIQAVNVVINFDFPKTAETYLHRIGRSGRFGHLGLAINLINWNDRFNLYKIEQELGTEIAAIPATIDKSLYVADDASAVPVPFPIQQQHQQSQQQVHQQQYMPPQQQQQAMPPQHGYPMQGIPQQGIPPQGIPPPQMQAHFAAQPQY, encoded by the coding sequence ATGAGTGACGACCAATCTTGGAAAGCACAGTTGAACCTTCCCAAGAGAGATACCAGGCCTCAGACTGATGATGTGCTCAATACTAAAGGTAACTCATTCGAGGATTtctatttgaaaagagaacTTTTGATGGGTATTTTCGAAGCCGGTTTCGAAAAACCTTCGccaattcaagaagaatctATTCCTGTGGCTATTGCTGGTAGGGATATCTTGGCTAGAGCAAAGAATGGTACCGGTAAGACTGCTGCTTTTGTGATTCCTGCGTTGGAAAAGGTTAAACccaaattgaacaagatacAGGCCTTAATCATGGTCCCAACGAGAGAACTTGCATTACAAACGTCTCAGGTTGTACGTACATTGGGTAAGCATTGTGGCGTGTCATGTATGGTGACCACTGGTGGTACcaatttgaaggatgatATTATGAGGTTAAATGAAACTGTACATATTCTAGTGGGAACTCCCGGTAGAGTGCTTGATTTGGCTTCTAGAAAACTGGCCGATCTAAGTGAGTGTTCCCTTTTCATTATGGATGAAGCAGATAAGATGTTGTCGCGTGATTTCAAGACAATTATCGAAcaaatcttgatcttcctGCCTCAATCACACCAATCTTTGCTATTTAGTGCTACTTTCCCCCTAACGGTGAAGGAGTTCATGGTGAAACATTTACACAAGCCTTATGAGATTAACTTgatggaagaattgactCTTAAAGGTATAACTCAGTACTACGCTTTTGTCGAAGAGAGACAAAAATTACACTGTCTCAATACTCTGTTCTCAAAATTGCAAATCAACCAGGCCATCATCTTTTGTAACTCCACTAACCGTGTTGAATTACTGGCCAAGAAGATTACAGATCTAGGTTACTCTTGTTATTACTCACACGCCAGAATGAGACAGCAGGAAAGAAACAGAGTGTTCCACGAATTTCGTCAAGGTAAAGTTCGTACTTTGGTGTGTTCTGATCTACTGACTCGTGGTATCGATATTCAGGCAGTCAACGTGGTTATAAATTTTGATTTCCCAAAGACCGCAGAGACCTATCTACATAGAATCGGTAGATCTGGTAGATTTGGTCATTTGGGTTTAGCGATTAACTTGATCAACTGGAATGACCGTTTCAACCTTTACAAGATCGAGCAGGAACTTGGTACCGAGATTGCAGCTATCCCAGCAACCATTGACAAATCTCTGTATGTGGCAGATGACGCGTCTGCTGTACCAGTTCCATTTCCAATACAGCAACAGCATCAGCAATCGCAGCAGCAGGTACATCAACAGCAATACATGCCAccacaacagcagcagcaagCGATGCCTCCACAACATGGGTATCCTATGCAGGGAATTCCCCAGCAAGGCATCCCTCCTCAGGGTATACCTCCCCCTCAAATGCAAGCACATTTCGCTGCTCAGCCTCAGTATTGA
- the DMO2 gene encoding Dmo2p (similar to Saccharomyces cerevisiae YDL157C; ancestral locus Anc_7.334) produces the protein MSSNIVSVFNPPPQRTLSTEETMDCVPCQVMATMFSVGFGGYLAAGQPFKYTDKERKKGISLQEFEKQNPKWWKNGVRGFGGALVIFGLFRGTEGWLWNKNKEYKKF, from the coding sequence ATGTCCAGTAATATCGTATCTGTATTCAATCCACCACCACAACGAACTTTGAGTACTGAAGAGACCATGGACTGCGTCCCATGCCAAGTGATGGCTACAATGTTCTCAGTAGGTTTTGGTGGATACTTGGCAGCTGGTCAGCCATTTAAATATACTGATAAGGAGCGTAAGAAGGGcatttctttgcaagagttcGAGAAACAAAATCCAAAATGGTGGAAGAATGGAGTACGTGGATTCGGTGGTGCACTCGTCATATTCGGATTATTCAGAGGTACTGAGGGCTGGCTATGGaacaagaataaagaatacaagaaattttga
- the CLB3 gene encoding B-type cyclin CLB3 (similar to Saccharomyces cerevisiae CLB3 (YDL155W) and CLB4 (YLR210W); ancestral locus Anc_7.332): MHYSTRSMNSAVASEYSKDNKTAVDENYAGFANVKDRSNRERGYQQHRVALSDVTSQISNKLHTIPSKNDITDNPDNGPIKPRVMMRNETYLTDENINSDARLESRRIDEDMNVGVVADEDEADEEEPEESDDEVKEPLSPIFDAKSKRILDQAYKECHRVAPDPMDDDTYDVVMVVELSTEIFQYMRELELKYRPNANYMEDQPELKWSYRSTLIDWIVQVHSRFQLLPETLYLTVNIIDRFLSKKAVTLNRFQLVGAAALFIAAKYEEINCPTLKDIVYMLDNAYSRDDIIKAEKFMIDTLEFEIGWPGPMSFLRRISKADDYEYDIRTLAKYLLETTIMDAKLTAAPPSWLASGAYFLSRVILGSNDWTYKHIYYSGYTQEQIFSLATVMLENCRYAESRHQAIWKKYSERRQHRSAQVVAKWIALAEKKVDQSMA; the protein is encoded by the coding sequence ATGCATTACTCTACCCGTTCAATGAACTCAGCTGTTGCATCTGAATACTCAAAGGATAATAAAACTGCTGTAGATGAGAACTATGCTGGTTTTGCAAACGTAAAGGATAGGTCGAATCGAGAAAGAGGTTATCAGCAGCATAGAGTGGCATTGAGTGATGTAACTTCTCAGATTTCAAACAAATTGCATACTATTCCCAGCAAGAATGACATAACGGATAATCCTGACAATGGGCCTATAAAGCCTCGTGTCATGATGAGGAATGAAACTTACCTCACAGATGAGAATATTAACAGCGATGCGAGGTTGGAGTCTAGGCGAATTGATGAGGATATGAATGTGGGCGTTGTAGCagacgaagatgaagcggatgaagaagagcccGAGgaaagtgatgatgaggttAAAGAGCCATTATCGCCCATTTTTGATGCTAAATCTAAAAGGATATTGGATCAAGCTTATAAAGAATGTCACAGAGTAGCACCCGATCCCATGGATGACGATACTTACGACGTTGTTATGGTCGTGGAACTAAGCACAGAGATATTTCAGTACATGAGAGAGCTTGAGTTGAAATATAGGCCAAACGCTAACTATATGGAGGATCAACCCGAATTAAAATGGTCTTACAGAAGCACGTTAATTGACTGGATTGTACAGGTACACTCTAGGTTTCAACTCTTACCCGAAACCCTTTATCTCACGGTTAATATCATTGACAGGTTTTTATCCAAGAAAGCGGTAACTTTGAATCGGTTCCAACTGGTTGGAGCTGCTGCGTTATTCATTGCCGCAAAATacgaagagatcaattgtccaactttgaaagatatcgTTTATATGCTCGATAATGCTTATTCGCGAGATGATATTATCAAAGCTGAGAAGTTTATGATTGACACATTAGAATTCGAAATTGGTTGGCCAGGTCCAATGTCATTTCTAAGGAGAATAAGCAAGGCTGATGATTATGAATATGACATTAGAACATTGGCCAAGTATCTCTTGGAGACAACTATAATGGATGCCAAACTAACGGCAGCACCTCCAAGTTGGCTAGCATCGGGTGCCTACTTTTTGAGTAGAGTCATATTAGGATCCAACGACTGGACGTATAAGCACATATACTACTCGGGATACACACAAGAACAAATATTTTCGCTCGCGACGGTCATGCTGGAAAATTGTCGATACGCAGAAAGTCGTCATCAGGCAATATGGAAGAAATATTCTGAACGTCGTCAGCACCGTTCTGCCCAAGTAGTAGCCAAGTGGATAGCATTGGCTGAGAAAAAGGTCGACCAGTCAATGGCGTAA
- the MSH5 gene encoding MutS family protein MSH5 (similar to Saccharomyces cerevisiae MSH5 (YDL154W); ancestral locus Anc_7.331), producing MSTANWGMPNNDHGNGMQMGDITVDYENEIIICIEVKMRKLGASIYDCRSKTLRILNQDYILNVSIDSTDGEDCSPGKFVDEVNMVLESLILANNPTLCLVSTRLEEGSWNFVETLCQSIGCRVDLQPNQHFKSDGMLESLEMNHFRNVTLLNDISSTSSSNTFITADTVSCILKVLHGCHENNADCSSSNVVISGSSSRSNMISHIESLQLKDRLFMDRDTLYSLNIFPESHRPNNEKVLRGGSLSVFELFQQYLSEMGRRLLRQWMFNPLSEYRLIKERHDIITILNDKTNSVIFENLRSTMKGFPDIFKIMDQFRTGKSTYNTWHSLTVFLKKGIESYHLISTFRFDSETDNLFSKLGDRVNPLALQGLIDQVENIIDIETSKETKLVVINDGIDENLDKYKKLYNNLENILSDVARNAERVLVQLIERQRGVSAQIEIKDYVNAVYIPQLGYLVTLDVLIEEVLPDVNPAGWEEIFRTTTNIYFKNNSVLNLDEQVGDVFGIISDLEIEFLQAFQEHILEQRHVLTEYQKLLLEVEVLLSFAYVSQIRSYVEPEISETECVLEITQGRHPIYETLVESYIPNDINLNGGYFSEKGQDYSNNVWSQKEFNRIAIVTGANQSGKTVFLTQNALIVFLAHIGCFVPAEKAKIGLVDKILTRIKTRESVSKNQSSFALDSQQMAKCLSLMTERSLLFLDEFGKGTDVIDGPAIFGSIIKFLAEPRSCPRVLACTHFHELFKKDVLTTSIPGVKHYATEIILDTSRLYSPFDFTKHEENQGITFLFKIKEGISSQSFGVYCAKICGLNPKIVERAQELSSLIDKGYDLVSYCGRLTEEDIKRFEVSQRKVKAFISWDLDVEFNTPNNELKQKLKYILEN from the coding sequence ATGTCAACTGCGAACTGGGGGATGCCTAATAACGATCACGGAAATGGGATGCAGATGGGAGATATCACTGTTGATTATGAAAACGAGATAATCATATGCATCGAAGTCAAGATGAGGAAGTTGGGGGCTTCTATATATGACTGTAGGTCGAAGActttgagaattttgaatcaaGATTATATTCTAAATGTGAGCATTGACTCCACTGATGGAGAAGATTGTTCGCCTGGTAAGTTTGTTGATGAGGTTAATATGGTATTGGAATCCTTGATCCTAGCCAATAATCCAACTCTTTGTCTCGTTTCAACGAGACTGGAAGAGGGAAGCTGGAATTTTGTGGAAACACTGTGTCAAAGTATAGGATGCCGGGTTGATTTGCAGCCCAATCAACACTTCAAGTCCGATGGGATGCTTGAATCACTAGAAATGAACCACTTTAGAAATGTCACGCTTCTCAATGacatttcttcaacttcaagTAGTAACACTTTTATTACCGCCGACACTGTCAGCTGTATTTTGAAAGTCCTGCACGGGTGTCATGAGAATAATGCTGATTGCTCTTCATCTAATGTTGTCATTTCTGGGTCTTCGAGTCGAAGTAATATGATCTCACACATTGAATCGCTCCAATTGAAGGATAGACTTTTTATGGATCGCGATACATTGTACTCACTCAATATATTTCCTGAGTCTCATAGGCCCAACAATGAAAAAGTACTGAGAGGTGGATCCCTTAGTGTATTCGAGCTGTTCCAGCAATATTTGTCTGAGATGGGCAGAAGACTGCTCAGACAATGGATGTTTAATCCTCTTTCTGAATATCGTCTGATCAAAGAACGACATGATATTATAACAATACTGAACGATAAGACTAATTCTGTTATTTTCGAGAATTTACGGAGTACTATGAAGGGATTTCctgatatcttcaagataATGGACCAATTTCGAACTGGAAAATCGACCTACAACACATGGCACTCTTTAACAGTGTTCCTGAAGAAGGGTATTGAAAGCTATCACTTAATATCCACTTTTAGATTTGATTCTGAAACTGATAATTTATTCTCAAAATTGGGAGATAGAGTAAATCCATTGGCGCTGCAGGGATTAATAGATCAGGTGGAAAACATAATAGATATTGAAACATCCAAAGAGACAAAATTGGTGGTGATCAATGACGgaattgatgaaaacttGGACAAGTACAAAAAACTTTACAACAATTTGGAGAATATACTTTCGGATGTGGCTCGAAATGCCGAACGTGtccttgttcaattgattgaacGACAGCGCGGAGTTTCTGCACAGATCGAGATAAAGGATTATGTCAACGCTGTTTATATTCCTCAATTAGGTTATTTGGTTACTTTAGATGTGCTTATTGAGGAGGTACTTCCAGATGTGAATCCAGCTGGATGggaagaaatcttcagaACTACGACGAATATCTACTTCAAGAATAATTCTGTTTTAAACTTGGACGAACAAGTTGGTGATGTTTTTGGAATAATATCTGACCTGGAgattgaatttcttcaagcttttcaagAGCACATACTAGAACAAAGACATGTGCTTACGGAATACcagaaacttcttcttgaagtcgAAGTCCTACTCTCATTCGCCTACGTTTCACAGATAAGGAGTTATGTTGAACCTGAGATATCTGAAACCGAGTGCGTCCTAGAAATTACTCAAGGCCGTCATCCGATTTACGAAACACTTGTCGAAAGCTACATCCCTAATGACATTAATTTGAATGGCGGCTATTTCAGTGAAAAAGGACAAGATTATTCAAACAATGTTTGGTCACAAAAGGAGTTTAATAGAATTGCTATAGTCACTGGGGCAAATCAATCGGGCAAAACTGTCTTTCTAACGCAAAATGCTCTTATTGTCTTCCTAGCACATATAGGTTGTTTTGTACCTGCTGAAAAGGCTAAGATTGGTCTCGTTGATAAGATTTTAACACGTATTAAGACAAGGGAGAGTGTATCCAAGAATCAAAGCTCCTTCGCTCTTGATTCCCAGCAAATGGCCAAATGCTTGTCACTGATGACAGAAAGAAGCTTACTGTTTTTAGACGAATTTGGTAAAGGTACAGACGTTATCGATGGGCCTGCAATCTTCGGATCAATAATCAAATTCCTAGCAGAACCCCGAAGTTGTCCTAGAGTCTTAGCATGTACTCACTTCCAtgagcttttcaagaaagacGTACTGACCACGTCAATCCCTGGAGTAAAACATTATGCAACAGAAATCATACTTGATACTAGCCGCCTATATTCGCCATTTGATTTCACCAAACACGAAGAAAACCAGGGCATTACCTTTCTTTTTAAAATAAAAGAGGGTATATCATCTCAGTCATTTGGTGTATACTGCGCCAAAATCTGTGGCCTAAATCCCAAGATTGTCGAGAGAGCACAAGAATTATCCAGTTTAATCGACAAAGGTTATGACCTAGTTTCTTACTGCGGTAGGTtaactgaagaagatataaAGAGGTTCGAGGTTAGTCAAAGAAAAGTCAAAGCtttcatttcttgggaTCTGGATGTAGAATTCAATACCCCCAATAATGAGTTGAAacagaaattgaaatacATCTTGGAAAATTGA
- the CMR1 gene encoding Cmr1p (similar to Saccharomyces cerevisiae YDL156W; ancestral locus Anc_7.333), whose amino-acid sequence MSELSEFQKRRLENIKRNNDLLKKLNLTGAATKIKREAGINEDHHPKKKKAARKPAEKRSVSPKVPKVPTRRSSRLRGQAAEGNGVPNVSDNHLMKMGRSNSPDQALVDEMKDTKIVGDVKLSDLLKGEDEEELINKFKLYADRNFSSGDFFQEIRKHQGKSKPQLDELQKDFDLQPYDVFQPNEIKITHDRITSMYFHPTVDKKLIIGGDTSGNIGLWNVRDEPLAENGADDLEEPDITRVQLFTKNVGKIDCFPSDTSKILAASYDGFIRSIDLNTLKSDQLLTLANEYGEALGVSDCQFSYEDPNILFMTTLTGEFTTMDIRSKPSKCELKRLSDKKIGSFNINPSRPHEIATGSLDRTLRIWDVRKIVDKPEWSQYEDFPSYHVISTYDSRLSVSAVSFSPTDNTLVCNGYDDTINLFDVSANTLPESLEPKTTIKHNCQSGRWTSILKARFKPDKNVFAIANMKRAIDIYDSQGEQLAHLNTATVPAVLGWHPLRNWIAGGNSSGKVFLFTDEQDIKIEEA is encoded by the coding sequence ATGAGTGAACTCTCTGAGTTTCAGAAGAGACGTCTTGAGAATATCAAGAGGAATAATGatttgctgaagaaattgaatttAACCGGTGCTGCTACCAAGATCAAGCGAGAAGCTGGTATAAATGAGGATCACCATCccaaaaagaagaaagctgcTCGAAAACCAGCCGAAAAGAGAAGTGTGTCTCCCAAGGTACCCAAAGTACCGACTAGACGTTCTAGCAGGCTAAGAGGACAGGCAGCTGAGGGGAATGGCGTGCCTAATGTTAGTGATAAtcacttgatgaagatgggGAGAAGCAATTCCCCAGATCAGGCTTTGgtcgatgagatgaaggATACAAAGATAGTTGGAGATGTCAAACTTAgtgatcttttgaaaggtgaggatgaagaagaactgatcaacaaattcaaattgTACGCTGATAGGAACTTTTCATCCGGtgatttcttccaagagATTAGAAAGCACCAGGGCAAGTCAAAACCTCAATTAgatgaattgcaaaaagattttgatttACAACCATACGATGTTTTCCAACCTAACGAGATCAAGATCACGCACGATCGTATCACGTCAATGTATTTTCACCCAACAGTCGATAAAAAACTGATTATTGGTGGTGATACATCCGGAAACATTGGCCTGTGGAACGTTCGCGATGAACCTTTAGCCGAGAATGGTGCCGATGACCTTGAAGAGCCCGACATAACAAGGGTTCAACTATTCACAAAAAATGTTGGAAAAATAGATTGTTTCCCGTCGGACACCAGTAAGATTCTTGCCGCATCCTATGACGGGTTTATTCGTTCAATCGACCTAAACACCTTAAAAAGCGACCAGCTGCTGACACTCGCCAATGAATACGGCGAAGCATTGGGTGTTAGCGATTGTCAATTCAGCTATGAGGATCCCAATATACTCTTTATGACAACTTTAACAGGGGAATTCACTACGATGGATATAAGGTCAAAACCCTCAAAATGTGAGCTCAAGAGATTATCCGACAAGAAAATTGGGTCATTCAACATAAACCCCAGCAGACCTCACGAAATTGCTACAGGCTCTCTAGATAGGACACTTAGAATCTGGGACGTGAGGAAGATCGTAGATAAACCCGAATGGTCCCAGTATGAAGATTTCCCCAGCTACCATGTGATATCCACCTACGATTCCAGGCTAAGTGTCTCGGCAGTCTCGTTCTCTCCCACGGACAACACACTGGTTTGCAATGGTTACGACGATACCATAAACCTTTTTGACGTGAGTGCGAACACGCTTCCGGAATCATTAGAGCCTAAAACTACAATCAAACATAACTGTCAAAGCGGGCGGTGGACAAGTATACTAAAGGCAAGATTCAAGCCGGACAAAAACGTCTTTGCCATTGCTAACATGAAGAGAGCGATCGATATCTACGACAGTCAGGGCGAACAATTGGCTCATCTGAATACGGCAACAGTACCTGCAGTACTGGGTTGGCACCCACTGCGAAACTGGATCGCCGGAGGCAATTCCAGCGGGAAGGTGTTTTTATTTACAGATGAACAAGACATCAAGATAGAGGAAGCATGA
- the STE7 gene encoding mitogen-activated protein kinase kinase STE7 (similar to Saccharomyces cerevisiae STE7 (YDL159W); ancestral locus Anc_7.335) — MMNPEVPNVFQGKSLQKRNFKQLSLATLEGRNKSTEILEPMATGATASVSLNLSLPKNDASNLYLRRGLKKKLNLDSQSIAAPMVTFDRALSTENLVAPQQQSFVVSSPTNSSPSTSTSLTQVFTPMEDDNMQKQFGETDASMGGVIRNAEPMTINSSIQLQDLVQLGKIGSGNSGTVIKALHVPDSKIVAKKVIPVENNNHLVVNQLVRELTIMKSVHPHENIVSFYGAYYTQSGSNEIVILMEYMNCGSLDKILSVYGRYCQRRQNLREEPWFNGLVISKISYAVLNGLSYLYEKYKIIHRDIKPSNVLINSRGQVKICDFGVSKKLINSIADTFVGTSTYMSPERIQGNVYSTKGDVWSLGLMIIELVTGEFPLGGRNDTANGILDLLQRIVNEPSPRLPSGGGYNFSREMIDFVNRCCVKDETERSSINELLCHDFIGKYRTKDKEFRHWCKKVKFCLKEDKQIRREDNERAKLEKKQLEKAAEAATTARR, encoded by the coding sequence ATGATGAATCCTGAAGTTCCTAACGTCTTCCAGGGGAAGTCGTTACAAAAACGCAATTTCAAACAACTGAGTTTGGCGACTCTGGAAGGGAGGAATAAGAGTACCGAGATTTTAGAACCGATGGCTACGGGAGCCACGGCTTCAGTATCTTTAAATTTAAGTTTGCCTAAGAATGACGCCAGTAATCTGTACCTCCGAAGaggattgaagaagaaacttaATTTGGATAGTCAGTCAATTGCCGCTCCCATGGTTACTTTTGATAGAGCTTTGAGTACTGAGAACCTTGTTGCGCCGCAACAACAATCTTTCGTAGTGAGCAGCCCGACAAACTCTTCCCCTTCGACGTCGACGAGTTTGACTCAGGTTTTTACGCCTATGGAGGATGATAATATGCAGAAACAATTCGGGGAAACAGACGCTTCCATGGGAGGTGTTATAAGAAATGCAGAGCCAATGACGATAAATAGTTCAATACAATTGCAAGATCTGGTGCAATTGGGTAAGATCGGATCTGGAAACTCGGGAACGGTTATCAAGGCGTTGCATGTTCCGGATTCCAAGATTGTGGCTAAGAAAGTTATCCCAGTGGAGAATAATAACCACCTGGTGGTGAATCAACTGGTCAGAGAGTTGACAATCATGAAAAGCGTTCATCCGCATGAGAATATTGTCTCTTTCTATGGAGCATATTATACACAATCGGGAAGTAATGAGATTGTTATCCTGATGGAGTATATGAACTGTGGATCGTTGGACAAGATCTTATCGGTATACGGACGATATTGTCAAAGAAGGCAAAACTTAAGAGAGGAACCATGGTTTAACGGTCTGGTGATCTCGAAAATTTCATACGCCGTACTCAATGGTCTATCGTACCTGTACGAAAAGTACAAGATCATTCATCGTGACATTAAGCCTTCCAACGTGCTCATCAACAGTCGTGGTCAAGTAAAGATTTGCGATTTTGGTGtctcgaagaaattgatcaattccaTCGCCGATACATTTGTCGGAACCTCCACCTATATGTCACCAGAACGCATACAGGGAAACGTCTATTCCACTAAGGGAGATGTTTGGTCATTGGGTCTAATGATCATCGAACTGGTCACTGGTGAGTTCCCGCTTGGGGGTCGAAACGATACTGCGAATGGTATTTTGGATCTTTTACAAAGAATTGTCAATGAACCATCGCCCAGACTACCGTCTGGTGGAGGatataatttttcaaggGAAATGATTGATTTTGTGAATAGGTGCTGTGTTAAGGATGAGACCGAAAGGTCCTCGATCAATGAGCTACTATGCCATGACTTCATTGGTAAATATAGGACAAAGGATAAGGAATTCAGGCATTGGTGTAAGAAAGTTAAGTTTTGTCTAAAAGAGGACAAACAGATTAGACGTGAAGATAATGAACGAGCCAAGTTGGAGAAAAAACAATTAGAGAAAGCCGCTGAAGCTGCTACGACTGCAAGGAGGTAA